The Stomatobaculum sp. F0698 genomic sequence CGCTCGGGAGATAGTTCCGCCATGGTGCGGAGTGCGGTCTCATCGCAGCCCTTACGCGGCGGGTCCACGGTAATCACATCAATCCGGGTGTCCGGATTTGCCTTCTGCCAAGCAGGCAGCACTTCCTCGGCGGCGCCGGTAAAGAATTCCGCGTTTGCAATGCCGTTTCGCTTGGCATTTTCTTTTGCGTCCCGGATGGCGGCCGGCACAATTTCCACGCCGTATACCTTCTTTGCCTGCCGCGCCAAAAAGAGGGAGATGGTCCCGATGCCGCAGTATAAATCCCAGACAGTCTCGTTTCCGCTAAGCGCCGCAAACTCGAGCGCCGCGCCGTACATGGCCTCGGTCTGAACGGGATTCACCTGATAGAAGGAGTGCGGGGAGATACGGAAGCGAATATCGCCTATGCTGTCCTCGATATAGCCCTTGCCGTAGAGGGTGCGCACCGTGTCGCCGAGTATCACATTGTCCCGACGGGTGTTGGTATTGAGGACCAGAGTCTCAAGTTTAGCATCCCCTCTGTCCGCTGCCTGAAGCTCCTTGAGCAGCGCCTCCCAATGCGGCAGTTCCTTGCCGTTTACAATGAGACAGAGCATATAGCCCTGAGTCGCACGGCTCTTCCGTATCAGGGCGCGGCGAATAAGCCCCCTGCCGCTCTCTTCGTCGTAGGGGGCAATCCGAAAGCGCTCCATCCAGGCGAGTATCACTTCCAGAATGCGCGCGTTTTCCGCGGCGCCGATATCGCAGTCAAGCCAGGGAATCACGCGGTGACTCCGGACAGCATAAAAGCCGGCAACGGGTCTTCCGTCCTCGCCGGCTGCAAAGGGCACCTGGGCCTTATTCCGATAGCGGGAGGGGTACCGCATTCCGACGATGGGTTCCATGACGGCATCCAGCCGTTCCGCCGGGACTTCACCGATGCGAAGCAGGTCTTCCCTTACTTGATTCGCCTTTAAGCGAAGCTCGGCCTCGTAGGAGAGCGCCTGCAGTTGGCAGCCGCCGCAGCGCTGCTCGACCGCACAGCGCGGCGTGACACGCTCCGGCGAAGCTTGTAAAAGTGTTTTCACGCGCGCAAAGCCGTATTTCTTTTTGAGCTTCATCGCAAGGCAGCGCGCCGTGTCCC encodes the following:
- the rlmD gene encoding 23S rRNA (uracil(1939)-C(5))-methyltransferase RlmD — translated: MRKNDEFELKITGLSDEGLGIGKSDGFVWFVKGALPGDTARCLAMKLKKKYGFARVKTLLQASPERVTPRCAVEQRCGGCQLQALSYEAELRLKANQVREDLLRIGEVPAERLDAVMEPIVGMRYPSRYRNKAQVPFAAGEDGRPVAGFYAVRSHRVIPWLDCDIGAAENARILEVILAWMERFRIAPYDEESGRGLIRRALIRKSRATQGYMLCLIVNGKELPHWEALLKELQAADRGDAKLETLVLNTNTRRDNVILGDTVRTLYGKGYIEDSIGDIRFRISPHSFYQVNPVQTEAMYGAALEFAALSGNETVWDLYCGIGTISLFLARQAKKVYGVEIVPAAIRDAKENAKRNGIANAEFFTGAAEEVLPAWQKANPDTRIDVITVDPPRKGCDETALRTMAELSPERIVYVSCNPATLARDIKYLRANGYELTRVRPVDNFPRTMHCEAVTLLVKSGIDEN